Proteins from one Ranitomeya variabilis isolate aRanVar5 chromosome 1, aRanVar5.hap1, whole genome shotgun sequence genomic window:
- the LOC143793702 gene encoding uncharacterized protein LOC143793702 — translation MESKRDQNMKDFPLSPPKSDKAPTCSVDIVQSVMDSCDLQTGGIDETLDPDLTVALPEHLTVPETFLALPPETQIHLPIFPSFGRASDPLLMEPLVKLETEHVPFTLPPAESGEEAVTLPAPVDNSVSTPLVHPSTVEPAETTPSLALIPLQTINPEHLLENYPSPSVSSPETVQSSVQPSSESQEIPLIQELHYPSNYSRLPAYVPQPGVLPYPPVYPGYFDVRNQTVDETQFLPGYHIVPSCMYPSKNLLARGDIGGQLPGYRRYYEEQSHQHDPMFSGFSRDYPCRAYVDHQVACEDMCCCHSLEGNPFYTEPDDDLLSVVLFYFRPVASDR, via the exons ATGGAGAGCAAAAGAGACCAAAACATGAAAGACTTTCCCTTATCTCCTCCAAAATCAGACAAGGCCCCGACCTGCAGTGTGGACATTGTCCAAAGCGTAATGGACTCTTGTGACCTACAAACTGGGGGGATCGACGAGACCCTAGACCCGGATCTGACCGTGGCTCTTCCCGAACACCTTACAGTTCCCGAGACATTCCTCGCTCTTCCCCCAGAGACGCAAATTCACCTTCCCATCTTCCCATCATTTGGGAGAGCGTCCGACCCTCTATTGATGGAGCCATTGGTGAAGCTTGAGACCGAACATGTCCCCTTCACGCTTCCTCCTGCCGAGTCAG GTGAAGAAGCTGTCACATTGCCAGCGCCTGTTGACAACTCTGTATCCACCCCACTGGTGCATCCCAGCACTGTAGAACCGGCGGAGACCACTCCATCGCTTGCTCTAATCCCTCTACAGACCATAAACCCAGAGCATCTCCTAGAGAATTACCCATCTCCATCAGTGTCCAGCCCAGAAACGGTCCAGTCTTCAGTGCAGCCGTCATCTGAATCACAGGAGATACCACTCATACAAGAGCTGCATTATCCCAGCAACTACAGTCGGCTCCCGGCCTATGTGCCACAACCTGGTGTTCTGCCGTACCCTCCCGTGTACCCGGGCTACTTTGATGTTAGAAACCAAACTGTGGATGAAACCCAATTTCTGCCAGGATACCATATTGTCCCCTCTTG CATGTATCCCTCCAAAAACCTGCTTGCTCGCGGTGACATCGGAGGACAGCTGCCAGGTTACCGGAGGTATTATGAGGAACAGTCCCACCAGCATGATCCCATGTTTTCGGGCTTTAGCAGGGACTACCCTTGCCGCGCATACGTTGATCACCAGGTCGCTTGTGAAGACATGTGCTGCTGTCACAGCCTGGAAGGAAACCCCTTCTACACAGAACCTGATGATGATCTGTTATCTGTGGTGCTGTTTTATTTCAGACCCGTTGCTTCCGACAGATGA